A DNA window from Drosophila biarmipes strain raj3 chromosome 2R, RU_DBia_V1.1, whole genome shotgun sequence contains the following coding sequences:
- the LOC108029676 gene encoding nephrin isoform X7, which translates to MGRSCSRSLSLPLCLLVLSALNGQAAAATRVRVSSSTTMTRNIEEENALLLLLAGPPVLAESIMGTVGRLPCNVTPPIYEDRVALVIWYKVGLKTPIYSVDTRDSNFAQGTHWSDETYRERLSFHVEGRAGTLTIKSTTADDTGEYRCRVDFQKSPTRNSKVNLTVIIPPESVIILDSKGATIKDHTLGPYNEGSGINITCVAIGGRPQPRVTWLHGNTVYKDASVGQSLSERRVGNVLSLQRLERRNLHMQLTCRAENNNLTTPIISSVVLDMNLRPLIVKLQGENRPLSAGNSYQLSCVVIGARPAPTITWWKGSTPMKNTHEIGNPDGNMTTSVLTFTPTIDDRGKFLSCRAEQSMIPESGLEDGWKLDIYHIPVVSLELGTNSLNSTLREGIDVFFECNIKSNPWIYKVSWRHNGEILANNPAEGIAVSNQSLVLQNASRARSGIYTCVGSNREGDGESNPVQLDIRFAPVCRPRQRVSYSSGRHETVKVACEIDANPAEATYVWKFNATQGETVDIPASQVAVDRGRSIAHYTPMTENDYGTLLCWATNEIGDQSEPCVYTIVPAGEPDPLLNCTVLNQTSTGFQIECIEGFDGGLQQDFIMEVYMNGTTRHPKISKSKRPYFEVSGLMPGMGYNVFLIAHNSKGRSNATILQVYTLKDPEKQTVKITFTKSFQGLRPAYPKSKATATTTSDCVCDEDEFLNLGKGIGLDVGKDVDQQEAMYRLFLSDLLLNVIVFTAFIISITFLFVYCLCT; encoded by the exons GTCCGCCCGTGCTGGCCGAGTCCATAATGGGGACGGTCGGCCGACTGCCCTGCAACGTCACCCCGCCCATCTACGAGGACCGGGTGGCGCTGGTCATCTGGTACAAAGTCGGCCTGAAGACGCCCATTTACAG TGTGGACACACGCGACTCAAACTTTGCCCAGGGAACGCACTGGTCGGACGAGACCTATCGGGAGCGCCTCTCCTTCCACGTGGAAGGACGTGCCGGCACGCTGACCATCAAGTCAACCACCGCGGACGACACGGGCGAGTATCGCTGCCGCGTCGACTTCCAGAAGAGTCCGACCCGTAACTCCAAAGTGAATTTAACTGTCATAA TTCCGCCCGAATCAGTGATTATATTGGACAGCAAGGGGGCCACCATCAAGGATCACACTCTGGGTCCCTACAACGAGGGCTCTGGGATAAACATCACGTGCGTGGCCATCGGCG GTCGCCCCCAGCCGAGGGTCACCTGGCTGCACGGCAACACCGTCTACAAGGACGCCAGTGTGGGCCAATCCCTGTCCGAGCGACGGGTGGGCAACGTGCTGTCCCTGCAGCGCCTGGAGCGGAGGAATCTCCACATGCAGCTAACGTGCCGGGCGGAGAACAATAATTTGACAACGCCAATTATCAGCAGCGTCGTCCTCGACATGAACC TGCGTCCTTTGATTGTGAAGCTGCAGGGGGAGAATCGACCACTGTCGGCGGGGAATTCTTATCAGCTGAGCTGCGTTGTCATCGGAGCACGTCCAGCGCCGACGATTACCTGGTGGAAGGGCAGTACCCCCATGAAGAATACTCATGAGATT GGCAATCCGGATGGCAATATGACCACCTCGGTGCTGACATTCACGCCCACCATCGACGATCGCGGCAAGTTCCTGTCCTGCCGCGCGGAGCAGAGCATGATACCCGAGTCCGGACTGGAGGACGGCTGGAAGTTGGACATCTATC ACATTCCGGTGGTGAGCCTGGAGCTGGGAACCAACTCGCTGAACTCCACGCTGCGCGAGGGCATCGATGTGTTCTTCGAGTGCAACATCAAGTCGAATCCCTGGATCTACAAAGTTAGCTGGCGGCACAAC GGTGAGATTCTGGCCAACAACCCCGCCGAAGGCATAGCCGTGTCCAACCAGAGTCTGGTGCTCCAGAACGCCAGCCGGGCGAGGAGTGGCATCTACACCTGTGTGGGCAGCAATCGGGAGGGCGACGGCGAGAGCAATCCCGTCCAGCTGGACATACGAT TCGCACCTGTTTGCCGACCCCGACAGCGGGTCTCCTACAGCTCGGGCCGGCATGAGACCGTCAAGGTGGCCTGCGAAATCGACGCCAATCCCGCGGAGGCAACCTACGTTTGGAAATTCAATGCAACCCAGGGCGAAACAGTTGACATACCGGCCTCGCAAGTGGCCGTGGACCGGGGCCGCAGTATTGCCCATTACACGCCCATGACGGAGAAT GACTACGGGACGCTGCTCTGCTGGGCGACCAACGAAATTGGCGATCAAAGTGAACCCTGCGTATACACAATAGTCCCGGCAG GCGAGCCGGATCCGCTGCTGAACTGCACGGTGCTCAACCAGACATCGACGGGATTCCAAATCGAATGCATCGAAGGCTTTGACGGCGGCCTGCAGCAGGACTTTATAATGGAGGTTTACATGAATGGAACGACACGCCATCCCAAAATTTCGAAATCAAA GCGACCGTACTTTGAGGTGAGCGGTCTGATGCCCGGAATGGGGtacaatgtcttcctcatcGCCCACAACAGCAAGGGCCGTAGCAACGCCACCATTTTGCAGGTCTACACGCTGAAGGATCCGGAGAAGCAGACGG ttaaaataacCTTCACTAAGTCCTTTCAAGGACTTAGGCCTGCCTATCCTAAGTCAAAAGCGACAGCAACCACCACCAGCGACTGCGTCTGCGATGAGGACGAGTTTCTCAATCTGGGCAAGGGGATTGGCCTCGACGTGGGCAAAGACGTTGACCAGCAAGAAG CCATGTATCGATTATTTTTATCTGATTTGTTACTCAATGTTATTGTTTTCACGGCGTTTATTATTTCAAtcacttttttatttgtgtattGTTTGTGTACGTAG
- the LOC108029676 gene encoding nephrin isoform X5 — protein MGRSCSRSLSLPLCLLVLSALNGQAAAATRVRVSSSTTMTRNIEEENALLLLLAGPPVLAESIMGTVGRLPCNVTPPIYEDRVALVIWYKVGLKTPIYSVDTRDSNFAQGTHWSDETYRERLSFHVEGRAGTLTIKSTTADDTGEYRCRVDFQKSPTRNSKVNLTVIIPPESVIILDSKGATIKDHTLGPYNEGSGINITCVAIGGRPQPRVTWLHGNTVYKDASVGQSLSERRVGNVLSLQRLERRNLHMQLTCRAENNNLTTPIISSVVLDMNLRPLIVKLQGENRPLSAGNSYQLSCVVIGARPAPTITWWKGSTPMKNTHEIGNPDGNMTTSVLTFTPTIDDRGKFLSCRAEQSMIPESGLEDGWKLDIYHIPVVSLELGTNSLNSTLREGIDVFFECNIKSNPWIYKVSWRHNGEILANNPAEGIAVSNQSLVLQNASRARSGIYTCVGSNREGDGESNPVQLDIRFAPVCRPRQRVSYSSGRHETVKVACEIDANPAEATYVWKFNATQGETVDIPASQVAVDRGRSIAHYTPMTENDYGTLLCWATNEIGDQSEPCVYTIVPAGEPDPLLNCTVLNQTSTGFQIECIEGFDGGLQQDFIMEVYMNGTTRHPKISKSKRPYFEVSGLMPGMGYNVFLIAHNSKGRSNATILQVYTLKDPEKQTVKITFTKSFQGLRPAYPKSKATATTTSDCVCDEDEFLNLGKGIGLDVGKDVDQQEDLSLAYAPVIEDIRPFLGILAGIVGSVFLVALIIVIVVRVRGSSGRDRNNYSHPGSGVVGVGGTTTGNGSGLGGGAGGGGLGGTTANGNGSLGLLASNNNGSLVIGTLGHNGGQSVQDMHRIGRETCHVTSSLDSIDKNPDIIPQGGLDGHDLDDEWTTKGHGRAYATAALAEQNAVITSGTYDHLMPTYAVVDKKTGPPPGHGPYIQYNTLIPVSKMGAYANQQQQLQQQPQQKTELSYSDLTAPLVGGPVSVQRMAPYCSATLGRPGRQAELKRAEPNIYSQGKPQLLKTVPEEVHHQLNGEDVLIAQDRNLGSGTRF, from the exons GTCCGCCCGTGCTGGCCGAGTCCATAATGGGGACGGTCGGCCGACTGCCCTGCAACGTCACCCCGCCCATCTACGAGGACCGGGTGGCGCTGGTCATCTGGTACAAAGTCGGCCTGAAGACGCCCATTTACAG TGTGGACACACGCGACTCAAACTTTGCCCAGGGAACGCACTGGTCGGACGAGACCTATCGGGAGCGCCTCTCCTTCCACGTGGAAGGACGTGCCGGCACGCTGACCATCAAGTCAACCACCGCGGACGACACGGGCGAGTATCGCTGCCGCGTCGACTTCCAGAAGAGTCCGACCCGTAACTCCAAAGTGAATTTAACTGTCATAA TTCCGCCCGAATCAGTGATTATATTGGACAGCAAGGGGGCCACCATCAAGGATCACACTCTGGGTCCCTACAACGAGGGCTCTGGGATAAACATCACGTGCGTGGCCATCGGCG GTCGCCCCCAGCCGAGGGTCACCTGGCTGCACGGCAACACCGTCTACAAGGACGCCAGTGTGGGCCAATCCCTGTCCGAGCGACGGGTGGGCAACGTGCTGTCCCTGCAGCGCCTGGAGCGGAGGAATCTCCACATGCAGCTAACGTGCCGGGCGGAGAACAATAATTTGACAACGCCAATTATCAGCAGCGTCGTCCTCGACATGAACC TGCGTCCTTTGATTGTGAAGCTGCAGGGGGAGAATCGACCACTGTCGGCGGGGAATTCTTATCAGCTGAGCTGCGTTGTCATCGGAGCACGTCCAGCGCCGACGATTACCTGGTGGAAGGGCAGTACCCCCATGAAGAATACTCATGAGATT GGCAATCCGGATGGCAATATGACCACCTCGGTGCTGACATTCACGCCCACCATCGACGATCGCGGCAAGTTCCTGTCCTGCCGCGCGGAGCAGAGCATGATACCCGAGTCCGGACTGGAGGACGGCTGGAAGTTGGACATCTATC ACATTCCGGTGGTGAGCCTGGAGCTGGGAACCAACTCGCTGAACTCCACGCTGCGCGAGGGCATCGATGTGTTCTTCGAGTGCAACATCAAGTCGAATCCCTGGATCTACAAAGTTAGCTGGCGGCACAAC GGTGAGATTCTGGCCAACAACCCCGCCGAAGGCATAGCCGTGTCCAACCAGAGTCTGGTGCTCCAGAACGCCAGCCGGGCGAGGAGTGGCATCTACACCTGTGTGGGCAGCAATCGGGAGGGCGACGGCGAGAGCAATCCCGTCCAGCTGGACATACGAT TCGCACCTGTTTGCCGACCCCGACAGCGGGTCTCCTACAGCTCGGGCCGGCATGAGACCGTCAAGGTGGCCTGCGAAATCGACGCCAATCCCGCGGAGGCAACCTACGTTTGGAAATTCAATGCAACCCAGGGCGAAACAGTTGACATACCGGCCTCGCAAGTGGCCGTGGACCGGGGCCGCAGTATTGCCCATTACACGCCCATGACGGAGAAT GACTACGGGACGCTGCTCTGCTGGGCGACCAACGAAATTGGCGATCAAAGTGAACCCTGCGTATACACAATAGTCCCGGCAG GCGAGCCGGATCCGCTGCTGAACTGCACGGTGCTCAACCAGACATCGACGGGATTCCAAATCGAATGCATCGAAGGCTTTGACGGCGGCCTGCAGCAGGACTTTATAATGGAGGTTTACATGAATGGAACGACACGCCATCCCAAAATTTCGAAATCAAA GCGACCGTACTTTGAGGTGAGCGGTCTGATGCCCGGAATGGGGtacaatgtcttcctcatcGCCCACAACAGCAAGGGCCGTAGCAACGCCACCATTTTGCAGGTCTACACGCTGAAGGATCCGGAGAAGCAGACGG ttaaaataacCTTCACTAAGTCCTTTCAAGGACTTAGGCCTGCCTATCCTAAGTCAAAAGCGACAGCAACCACCACCAGCGACTGCGTCTGCGATGAGGACGAGTTTCTCAATCTGGGCAAGGGGATTGGCCTCGACGTGGGCAAAGACGTTGACCAGCAAGAAG ACCTCTCGTTGGCCTATGCGCCCGTCATCGAGGACATCCGGCCGTTCCTCGGCATTCTGGCCGGCATCGTGGGCAGCGTTTTCCTGGTGGCCCTCATCATTGTGATTGTGGTGCGTGTGCGCGGCTCTTCGGGGCGCGATCGCAATAATTACTCGCATCCGGGCAGCGGCGTCGTCGGCGTGGGCGGCACCACCACCGGCAACGGCAGTGGGCTGGGTGGTGGCGCTGGCGGAGGCGGATTGGGCGGAACGACGGCCAACGGGAACGGGAGTCTGGGCCTGCTGgcgagcaacaacaatggcagccTGGTCATCGGCACACTGGGCCACAATGGCGGGCAATCAGTGCAGGATATGCACCGCATCGGCCGGGAGACGTGCCATGTGACGAGCAGCCTGGACAGCATCGACAAGAATCCGGACATCATACCGCAAGGTGGGTTGG ACGGACACGACCTGGACGACGAGTGGACGACAAAGGGTCACGGTCGGGCTTACGCCACTGCGGCGCTGGCCGAGCAGAACGCCGTGATTACCTCCGGCACCtatgatcacctgatgcccaCGTACGCCGTGGTCGACAAGAAGACGGGCCCGCCCCCGGGCCACGGCCCTTACATCCAGTATAATACGCTCATTCCCGTCAGCAAAATGGGCGCTTATGCcaatcaacagcagcagctccagcagcagccgcaacaGAAG ACTGAGCTCAGCTACAGCGATCTGACCGCTCCTCTGGTGGGTGGCCCGGTGAGCGTACAGCGGATGGCCCCCTACTGCAGCGCGACCTTGGGACGGCCGGGAAGGCAGGCGGAACTTAAGCGGGCGGAGCCGAACATCTACTCGCAG